The following are encoded together in the Bacteroidota bacterium genome:
- a CDS encoding FKBP-type peptidyl-prolyl cis-trans isomerase: MKILKLFALFLLAIMLSSVTYGQKKEKGKKGKEKKLELKTETDSVSYCLGVTLGKGLKDEAKMAQFNSAIFSKAVDQIFEGDSTAFTPQQASQVIQAYFMKLQNARNEKNLKDGKAFLEQNKTKEGVVTLPSGLQYQILKAGNGPKPQKTDTVRVDYKGTLTDGRVFDSSIDRGQPIEFPCDRVIPGWTEALQLMPVGSKWKLFVPTELAYGENVQPGSIIEPNMVLVFEVELLGIVHHNQKAADDSTKVNESNTETNK, encoded by the coding sequence ATGAAAATTTTAAAATTATTTGCGCTCTTTTTATTGGCAATCATGTTGTCGTCTGTTACTTATGGACAAAAGAAGGAGAAAGGAAAGAAGGGGAAAGAAAAAAAACTTGAACTGAAAACCGAAACAGATTCAGTAAGCTATTGCTTAGGTGTGACTTTAGGTAAGGGGTTAAAAGACGAGGCCAAAATGGCTCAGTTTAATTCAGCCATCTTCTCTAAAGCTGTAGATCAGATTTTTGAGGGAGATTCAACTGCTTTTACTCCTCAGCAGGCCTCTCAGGTTATTCAGGCCTATTTTATGAAACTCCAGAATGCACGGAATGAGAAAAATCTTAAAGATGGAAAAGCTTTTCTCGAACAAAATAAAACTAAAGAGGGAGTCGTTACTTTACCTAGTGGATTGCAATATCAGATCCTGAAAGCCGGCAATGGCCCTAAACCTCAAAAAACTGATACAGTAAGAGTTGATTATAAAGGTACTCTGACTGATGGAAGGGTTTTTGACAGTTCCATTGACAGGGGACAACCTATTGAATTTCCCTGCGACCGGGTGATACCGGGTTGGACAGAAGCTCTTCAGCTTATGCCTGTAGGTTCAAAATGGAAGCTTTTCGTACCTACCGAATTGGCTTATGGGGAAAACGTACAACCGGGTAGTATTATTGAACCCAATATGGTGCTGGTTTTTGAAGTGGAATTATTGGGTATTGTTCATCACAACCAGAAAGCAGCTGATGATTCTACCAAGGTAAACGAATCTAATACTGAAACTAACAAGTAA